A stretch of the Halorussus salinus genome encodes the following:
- a CDS encoding Htur_1727 family rSAM-partnered candidate RiPP, whose translation MVEKARRAPVGDDEPDAERDFGADEENADREWEILAREEADSQPRYVGTVRAEDAEAAHEEATRLFCWYDHEILVCPASAIRRFSADAVASSEGESAAAVPESGTEGRTHEL comes from the coding sequence ATGGTCGAGAAGGCGAGACGCGCGCCGGTCGGAGACGACGAACCGGACGCCGAGAGGGACTTCGGAGCAGACGAGGAGAACGCCGACCGCGAGTGGGAGATTCTGGCCCGCGAGGAGGCCGACTCGCAACCGCGCTACGTCGGCACCGTCCGGGCCGAGGACGCCGAGGCCGCTCACGAGGAGGCCACCCGACTGTTCTGCTGGTACGACCACGAGATCTTGGTCTGCCCCGCGAGCGCGATTCGGCGGTTCTCGGCGGACGCGGTGGCGTCGTCGGAAGGCGAATCCGCGGCGGCGGTGCCGGAGTCGGGGACCGAAGGCCGGACGCACGAGCTATAA
- a CDS encoding AAA family ATPase, with the protein MDQPTATQRCERVLDAVSSAVVADEEFLETVLTGILARGHVLLEDVPGTGKTLTARSFADALGLSFSRIQFTPDLLPADITGSNVYDEGTGEFEFSPGPVFANVVLADEINRAPPKTQAALLEAMGEGQVTVDGTTHDLPTPFFVLATQNPVEQEGTFGLPEAQRDRFIVKTTMGYPEFEGERELVDRRADRTAKAPSVGSVVEGREVAAIQRVLESVRVDGKLRDYVVALGRATRADDRVAVGVSPRGIQRLFEAARASAVVSGRDYVVPDDVKRVAEPTFAHRLVLTDEASVRGTDPSAIVADVLDRVEVPAVKSAR; encoded by the coding sequence ATGGACCAACCCACCGCGACCCAGCGTTGCGAGCGCGTCCTCGACGCGGTTAGCTCGGCGGTCGTCGCCGACGAGGAGTTCCTCGAAACCGTCCTCACCGGCATCCTCGCCCGCGGGCACGTCCTGCTGGAAGACGTGCCGGGGACGGGCAAGACCCTGACCGCGCGGTCGTTCGCCGACGCGCTCGGCCTCTCCTTTTCGCGCATCCAGTTCACGCCCGACCTGCTTCCGGCCGACATCACAGGGTCGAACGTCTACGACGAGGGGACCGGCGAGTTCGAGTTCTCGCCCGGCCCGGTCTTCGCCAACGTCGTCCTCGCCGACGAGATAAACCGCGCGCCGCCCAAGACTCAGGCCGCGCTACTGGAGGCGATGGGCGAGGGGCAGGTCACGGTGGACGGGACGACTCACGACCTCCCGACGCCGTTCTTCGTGCTGGCCACGCAGAACCCCGTCGAGCAGGAGGGCACCTTCGGCCTGCCGGAGGCCCAGCGGGACCGCTTCATCGTCAAGACGACGATGGGGTATCCGGAGTTCGAGGGCGAGCGCGAGCTGGTGGACCGGCGCGCGGACCGGACCGCCAAGGCTCCGAGCGTCGGGTCGGTCGTGGAGGGCCGGGAGGTCGCGGCCATCCAGCGCGTCCTCGAATCGGTCCGCGTGGACGGGAAGCTTCGGGACTACGTGGTCGCGCTCGGCCGCGCGACCAGAGCGGACGACCGGGTGGCGGTGGGCGTCTCTCCTCGGGGCATCCAGCGACTCTTCGAGGCGGCCCGCGCCAGCGCGGTCGTCTCGGGCCGGGACTACGTGGTCCCCGACGACGTGAAGCGCGTCGCCGAACCGACGTTCGCCCACCGCCTCGTGCTGACAGACGAGGCGAGCGTCCGCGGCACGGACCCGAGCGCGATAGTCGCTGACGTGCTGGACCGCGTGGAGGTCCCGGCCGTGAAGTCGGCACGATAA